The Microbacterium sp. LWH7-1.2 genome window below encodes:
- the adhP gene encoding alcohol dehydrogenase AdhP: protein MRTAVVRSFGAPAEVEERPIPRPGPGQVLVRLEACGLCHTDIHAMHGDWPVKPGLPLVPGHEGVGIVEQVGEGVTSRTVGQRVAMPWLGHACGECRYCIDGRENLCEQQYNNGYAVDGGYAEYMLADAKYAVAVPDGVTPLDAAPLTCAGVTTYAAIKNARVVPGETVAVFGVGGLGHLAVQYARLVGAKVIAVDVTEEKLALAAELGADHVVNAGTTDPVQQIRDLGGADVAVVLAVAPAVFRQSFEALNRGGRLVLVSLPADGTITLPVFDTVLKGISVIGSIVGTRQDLVEVFDLHAAGRTRVITQTRDLDQVNDSIDEVLAGTVPARLVFTYHTADIVQAAG, encoded by the coding sequence ATGCGAACAGCAGTCGTCCGATCCTTCGGCGCACCGGCCGAAGTGGAAGAGCGCCCCATCCCGCGACCCGGCCCCGGACAGGTGCTCGTTCGGCTGGAGGCCTGCGGACTGTGCCACACCGACATCCACGCGATGCATGGCGACTGGCCGGTCAAGCCAGGCTTGCCCCTCGTGCCCGGTCATGAGGGCGTCGGCATCGTCGAGCAGGTGGGCGAAGGCGTGACCAGCCGCACGGTCGGGCAGCGCGTCGCGATGCCGTGGCTCGGCCACGCGTGCGGAGAATGCCGCTACTGCATCGACGGCCGCGAGAACCTCTGCGAGCAGCAGTACAACAACGGCTATGCGGTCGACGGCGGTTACGCGGAGTACATGCTCGCCGACGCCAAGTACGCGGTCGCCGTACCGGACGGGGTGACCCCGTTGGATGCTGCGCCTCTGACTTGCGCGGGCGTGACGACGTACGCGGCCATCAAGAATGCGAGAGTCGTTCCGGGGGAGACCGTCGCCGTCTTCGGCGTCGGTGGCCTCGGGCACCTCGCCGTGCAGTACGCGCGGCTGGTCGGCGCGAAGGTCATCGCGGTGGACGTGACCGAGGAGAAGCTCGCACTCGCCGCCGAACTCGGCGCTGATCACGTCGTCAATGCTGGGACCACCGACCCCGTCCAGCAGATCCGCGACCTCGGGGGAGCGGATGTGGCGGTCGTCCTGGCGGTGGCTCCTGCTGTGTTCCGCCAGTCTTTCGAGGCGCTCAACCGCGGCGGCCGACTCGTGCTGGTGTCGCTGCCCGCAGACGGCACCATCACGCTCCCCGTCTTCGACACCGTGCTCAAAGGCATCAGCGTGATCGGCTCCATCGTCGGAACGCGCCAGGATCTCGTCGAGGTCTTCGACCTTCACGCGGCCGGGCGTACCCGAGTCATCACTCAGACGCGCGACCTCGACCAGGTCAACGACTCCATCGACGAGGTGCTCGCCGGCACCGTCCCCGCTCGCTTGGTGTTCACCTATCACACGGCAGATATCGTGCAGGCCGCCGGCTGA
- the arr gene encoding NAD(+)--rifampin ADP-ribosyltransferase has protein sequence MSNALDDGPFFHGTRADLQIGDLLTAGFRSNYRPEIVMNHVYFTALPDGAGLAAELAPGSGAPRVYIVEPTGAFENDPNVTDKKFPGNPTRSYRSSAPLKIVGETDAWTRQTPEALRAWRQRLKALAAEERGEIIN, from the coding sequence ATGAGCAACGCGTTGGACGATGGCCCCTTCTTTCACGGCACCAGAGCGGACTTGCAGATCGGCGATCTCCTCACAGCCGGCTTCCGGTCCAACTATCGCCCAGAAATCGTGATGAACCACGTCTACTTCACCGCGTTGCCCGACGGCGCCGGGCTGGCCGCTGAACTCGCACCCGGCAGCGGCGCCCCGCGCGTCTATATCGTCGAACCCACCGGCGCGTTCGAGAACGATCCGAACGTCACCGACAAGAAGTTCCCTGGTAACCCCACCCGGTCCTACCGCAGCAGCGCGCCCCTGAAGATCGTCGGCGAAACCGATGCATGGACCCGCCAGACGCCCGAAGCCCTACGAGCTTGGCGACAGCGACTGAAGGCCCTCGCCGCAGAGGAGCGAGGCGAGATCATCAACTAG
- a CDS encoding alpha/beta hydrolase translates to MVLNEHDVRAKKPRLAAHPASVTRRRVAVGGLAFRVLASASPATAEPAIVLVHGIGVSHRYLSRLHDELAGHRTVVSVDLPGFGGLPKPGYDVDVATMARALGELLEALALGPVVLLGHSMGTQWVIETALQRPELLTSVVAMGPVADDRHRTILRQTRALTVDTLLEPPMVNAIVLTDYLRCGVPWYLTQLRHMLTYRLEDRVALLTVPLLLIRGGDDPIAGVDFCRRLRHRAPRAELVQIPGHHHVVQHSAPKAVASAILSLTP, encoded by the coding sequence ATGGTGCTGAACGAGCACGACGTGCGGGCGAAGAAGCCGAGGCTCGCTGCCCACCCAGCGAGCGTTACCAGGCGGCGCGTCGCCGTCGGCGGACTCGCATTCCGCGTGCTCGCTTCTGCCTCGCCGGCTACCGCGGAACCAGCGATTGTGCTGGTGCACGGCATCGGAGTGTCACACCGCTACTTGTCACGGTTGCACGACGAGCTCGCCGGCCACCGCACCGTCGTCTCGGTGGATCTGCCCGGGTTCGGCGGTCTCCCCAAACCCGGCTACGACGTCGACGTGGCGACGATGGCTCGCGCGCTCGGAGAGCTGCTGGAGGCGCTGGCACTCGGCCCCGTCGTTCTCCTCGGCCATTCGATGGGGACGCAGTGGGTCATCGAGACCGCCCTGCAACGGCCCGAACTGCTGACCTCGGTGGTTGCGATGGGCCCTGTGGCTGACGACCGGCACCGGACGATCCTCCGGCAGACGCGCGCGCTCACGGTCGACACCCTCCTGGAGCCTCCCATGGTGAACGCCATCGTCCTCACCGACTACCTGCGCTGCGGCGTCCCCTGGTACCTGACCCAGCTCCGCCATATGCTCACCTACCGGCTGGAGGACCGCGTCGCTCTGCTCACGGTGCCCCTCCTCCTCATCCGAGGCGGCGACGACCCGATCGCCGGCGTGGACTTCTGTCGGCGTCTCCGCCACAGAGCTCCACGCGCCGAGCTGGTGCAGATCCCAGGGCATCATCACGTGGTGCAGCACTCCGCGCCGAAAGCGGTTGCCTCGGCGATCCTCTCGCTCACGCCGTGA
- a CDS encoding N-formylglutamate amidohydrolase: MFTTEHPPFEFLGDWSGQFVATAIHNGHDVRAELATELVLSDEDRLREEDPHTDEIGALVPARVVVHRSRFEVDLNRAREKAVYRSAEEAWGLEVVRDPPLDPAVVAGSLEVYDTFYEELGRRLDVVAERGPFVMFDIHSYNHRRDGADAAEAPWAENPEVNVGTGSLDRDRFGPVVDVFIESLAHAGTSAGPLDVRENVRFRGQQLAAWTHARYPDLGIVVALEFKKTFMDEWTGEADQVRIDELARAVAATIPALQEALIEVATP, encoded by the coding sequence ATGTTCACGACGGAGCACCCCCCGTTCGAATTCCTCGGCGACTGGAGCGGACAGTTCGTCGCCACGGCGATCCACAACGGCCACGACGTCCGCGCGGAGCTCGCGACCGAGCTGGTCCTGTCCGACGAGGATCGGCTCCGCGAGGAGGACCCGCACACCGACGAGATCGGCGCACTCGTCCCCGCCCGCGTCGTGGTGCACCGGTCGCGCTTCGAGGTCGACCTGAACCGCGCGCGCGAGAAGGCTGTCTACCGTTCCGCGGAGGAGGCCTGGGGACTGGAGGTGGTCCGTGACCCACCCCTCGATCCGGCCGTCGTCGCCGGATCTCTCGAGGTGTACGACACGTTCTATGAAGAACTCGGCCGGCGGCTCGACGTGGTCGCCGAGCGCGGACCGTTCGTGATGTTCGACATCCACTCCTACAACCACCGCCGCGACGGCGCGGACGCCGCCGAGGCTCCGTGGGCGGAGAATCCCGAAGTGAACGTCGGCACGGGGTCCCTCGATCGGGACCGATTCGGACCCGTCGTGGACGTCTTCATCGAGTCGCTCGCACACGCCGGGACGTCAGCGGGTCCTCTCGACGTCCGTGAGAACGTCCGCTTCCGTGGGCAGCAGCTCGCGGCGTGGACTCACGCCCGCTACCCCGACCTGGGCATCGTGGTCGCGCTGGAGTTCAAGAAGACCTTCATGGACGAGTGGACGGGTGAGGCGGATCAGGTTCGGATCGACGAGCTCGCCCGCGCCGTGGCGGCGACGATTCCCGCTCTCCAGGAGGCGCTCATCGAGGTGGCGACACCATGA
- a CDS encoding tyrosine/phenylalanine carboxypeptidase domain-containing protein, which translates to MTTDPAQARGPGGPETDLIERGAFSAADLAADHAMASLAGTVRFLLEMTPVNADDIRAQFLADPENDPVFEYRPLDVDPDVLDAEVAALPIDAVADPTLAALLRNRQREMTLRVEMLRARNTPEFLQLSIAQYGPVLPALVDTADDLLTRLPHGRLERDSVGAESFLAAAKAEIAYYRSIDPDAELHAEIRDDVSGVLVEGNTLLISQNAAVAGTRVNALLQHEVGTHLVTQVNGLAQPIRMLGAGLAHYDETQEGLAVLAEIACGGLTASRLRQLAARVVAVHALVGGASFVETHRLLTGHGLPAGSAYSVAMRVYRAGGFTKDAIYLRGLLALLEHVARGGALDLLFLGKFSLEDLPLVQDLAERGLLAPARITPRYLLESESADRIHDAARADDLVSLVNA; encoded by the coding sequence ATGACCACCGACCCGGCGCAGGCACGCGGCCCGGGGGGACCGGAGACCGACCTCATCGAAAGGGGCGCGTTCTCCGCCGCCGACCTGGCGGCCGACCACGCGATGGCATCGCTGGCGGGCACGGTGCGATTCCTCCTCGAGATGACACCGGTGAATGCCGACGACATCCGCGCGCAGTTCCTCGCCGACCCCGAGAACGACCCGGTATTCGAATACCGGCCCCTGGATGTCGACCCCGATGTGCTCGATGCCGAGGTGGCCGCTCTGCCAATCGACGCGGTCGCCGACCCGACCCTTGCGGCGCTGCTGCGCAACCGGCAGCGTGAGATGACGCTGCGGGTGGAGATGCTGCGCGCCCGGAACACCCCCGAGTTCCTGCAGTTGTCGATCGCGCAGTACGGACCGGTGCTGCCGGCGCTCGTGGACACCGCCGACGACCTGCTCACCCGACTCCCGCACGGGAGGCTGGAGCGGGACTCCGTGGGAGCGGAGTCGTTCCTCGCGGCGGCCAAGGCCGAGATCGCCTACTACCGCTCGATCGACCCGGACGCTGAGCTTCACGCCGAGATCCGCGACGATGTCTCAGGTGTGCTGGTCGAGGGCAACACGCTCCTGATTTCGCAGAACGCGGCGGTCGCCGGCACCCGGGTGAACGCCCTCCTGCAGCACGAGGTGGGCACGCATCTGGTGACGCAGGTGAACGGACTGGCGCAGCCGATCCGCATGCTCGGCGCCGGGCTTGCTCACTACGACGAGACGCAGGAGGGCCTCGCCGTGCTCGCGGAGATCGCGTGCGGCGGGTTGACCGCTTCCCGGCTGCGCCAGCTCGCGGCACGGGTGGTGGCCGTGCACGCGCTGGTGGGCGGCGCGAGCTTCGTCGAGACCCACCGTCTGCTCACCGGTCACGGCCTGCCCGCGGGAAGCGCCTACAGCGTCGCCATGCGGGTGTACCGCGCCGGCGGCTTCACCAAGGACGCCATCTACCTTCGCGGCCTGCTCGCACTCCTCGAGCACGTGGCGCGCGGTGGCGCGCTCGACCTCCTGTTCCTCGGGAAGTTCTCGCTCGAGGACCTGCCGCTGGTCCAGGACCTCGCAGAGCGGGGACTCCTCGCACCGGCTCGCATCACGCCGCGCTACCTGTTGGAGTCCGAATCCGCCGACCGGATTCATGATGCTGCCCGCGCCGACGACCTGGTCTCGCTGGTCAATGCGTAG
- a CDS encoding glutathione synthetase, which produces MRIGFVVNDIATEQPIYSTTRLAMSAAAHGHEVCLMGLRDFGYEPDGSLSAIAATATAGKRYRSLDRFLDDVQSATRQRTGLGEFDVLMLRADPAAEAAESAWASTAGLAFGRMVAETGVLVVNDPRSLADAMSKAYFQHFPEVVRPRTLITRDEDRVREFIDELGGRAVLKPLQGSGGSGVFLVDLKREQNIAQIVEAIARDGYVVAQEYLPAAKDGDVRMFVMNGRPLEVDGAYAAFRRRPDAAEVRSNMSAGGKAEAVKVTDEMLHLVDAVRPKLLSDGMFLVGLDIAGDKLMEVNVFSPGGLGSCAALYDVDFASAVIDDLERKTRMREHYGSEFPNVQLATA; this is translated from the coding sequence ATGAGAATCGGTTTCGTCGTCAACGACATCGCCACCGAGCAGCCCATCTACTCGACGACGCGCCTCGCGATGAGCGCGGCCGCACACGGGCACGAGGTGTGCCTCATGGGCCTTCGGGATTTCGGCTACGAACCCGACGGATCGCTCTCGGCCATCGCGGCGACAGCGACTGCCGGCAAGCGCTACCGGTCCCTCGACCGCTTCCTCGACGACGTGCAGTCCGCGACGCGCCAGCGCACCGGGCTCGGCGAGTTCGACGTGCTCATGCTCCGCGCCGACCCCGCCGCCGAGGCTGCCGAGAGTGCATGGGCGAGCACGGCCGGGTTGGCCTTCGGTCGGATGGTGGCCGAGACAGGGGTCCTCGTCGTCAACGATCCGCGCTCCCTGGCGGACGCGATGTCGAAGGCGTACTTCCAGCACTTCCCCGAGGTGGTGCGCCCGCGCACGCTGATCACACGCGACGAGGACCGGGTCCGCGAGTTCATCGACGAGCTCGGCGGGCGTGCCGTGCTCAAGCCCCTGCAGGGCTCGGGCGGTTCGGGCGTCTTCCTCGTCGACTTGAAGCGCGAGCAGAACATCGCCCAGATCGTCGAGGCGATCGCCCGCGACGGATACGTGGTGGCTCAGGAGTACCTTCCCGCCGCGAAAGACGGCGACGTGCGGATGTTCGTCATGAATGGCCGCCCTCTGGAGGTCGATGGGGCGTACGCCGCGTTCCGCCGGCGCCCGGACGCAGCGGAAGTAAGGTCCAACATGTCCGCGGGCGGGAAGGCCGAGGCGGTGAAGGTCACCGACGAGATGCTGCACCTCGTGGACGCCGTGCGGCCGAAGCTGCTCTCCGACGGCATGTTCCTGGTCGGGCTCGACATCGCCGGCGACAAGCTGATGGAGGTCAACGTGTTCTCGCCGGGTGGCCTCGGATCATGCGCTGCGCTGTACGACGTGGATTTCGCCTCGGCGGTCATCGACGACCTCGAGCGCAAGACGAGGATGCGCGAGCACTACGGCAGCGAGTTTCCGAACGTACAGCTCGCGACCGCATGA
- a CDS encoding Fe-S cluster assembly protein HesB has translation MLTLTQTAAEAVKEIVARVPLAEDGGVRIRDTGGSSGFELSVAPDPGPHDTVVIESGARVFLDETAAIALEDRVLDAELESDGSVRFALGTQG, from the coding sequence ATGCTCACGCTGACCCAGACCGCCGCCGAGGCCGTCAAAGAGATCGTCGCCCGAGTGCCGCTCGCCGAAGACGGAGGTGTGCGCATCCGAGACACGGGTGGCTCCTCCGGATTCGAGTTGAGTGTCGCGCCCGATCCCGGGCCGCACGACACCGTCGTGATCGAAAGCGGCGCCCGCGTCTTCCTCGACGAGACCGCTGCGATCGCGCTCGAGGACCGCGTCCTGGATGCCGAGCTCGAGAGCGACGGCTCCGTCCGCTTCGCCCTCGGAACCCAGGGCTGA